In one window of Meiothermus sp. DNA:
- a CDS encoding quinone oxidoreductase produces the protein MKAIRVHQPGGPEAMQLEDIPTPTPGEGQALVRLQAIGVNFIDTYKRSGLYAVPTPFTVGEEGAGVVEAVGPGVEGIRPGEVVVYSNVQGSYAEYALVPADKLVKVPVGLDPKVAVAGMLQGMTAHYLAYSTYPLKAGETCLIHAGAGGVGLLLIQMAKMIGATVISTASTEEKRALAKDAGADYALPYEGFDQKAREITGGKGVDVVYDGVGQSTWEGSLNSLRIRGMLALYGQSSGPVAPFNPQILNQKGGLFLTRPSLWHYTQTREELEWRAGDVMRWALEGRLKIRIGAEFPLTQAAQAHIALQGRKTTGKVLLIPDSVNSSPKGDELTRPKGVL, from the coding sequence ATGAAAGCCATCCGCGTTCACCAGCCCGGCGGCCCCGAGGCCATGCAGTTAGAGGACATACCCACGCCTACCCCTGGCGAGGGCCAGGCGCTGGTACGACTTCAGGCCATTGGGGTCAACTTCATTGACACCTACAAGCGCTCAGGTCTCTACGCTGTCCCCACCCCTTTCACCGTGGGCGAGGAAGGGGCCGGAGTGGTAGAAGCAGTGGGGCCTGGTGTAGAAGGCATCCGCCCTGGCGAGGTGGTGGTCTATTCCAATGTTCAGGGCAGTTATGCCGAGTATGCCTTAGTGCCTGCCGATAAGTTGGTCAAAGTACCGGTGGGTTTGGATCCCAAAGTGGCTGTTGCCGGGATGCTCCAGGGCATGACCGCCCACTACCTGGCCTATAGCACCTATCCGCTCAAAGCGGGTGAAACTTGCCTGATCCACGCGGGTGCGGGCGGGGTGGGGCTACTTCTCATTCAGATGGCCAAGATGATCGGAGCTACGGTAATTTCTACCGCTTCCACCGAAGAAAAACGTGCTTTGGCTAAAGATGCCGGTGCCGATTATGCCCTGCCCTACGAGGGTTTCGACCAGAAGGCCCGCGAAATAACCGGCGGAAAGGGCGTGGATGTGGTCTACGACGGCGTGGGGCAGTCTACCTGGGAGGGTAGCCTGAACAGCCTGCGGATTCGGGGCATGTTGGCCCTGTACGGCCAGAGCAGCGGGCCGGTGGCGCCCTTCAACCCTCAAATCCTGAACCAGAAGGGCGGCCTATTCCTTACCCGGCCCTCCCTCTGGCACTACACCCAAACCCGCGAGGAGCTCGAGTGGCGGGCTGGTGACGTAATGCGCTGGGCTTTAGAGGGCAGACTCAAAATTCGTATCGGCGCAGAGTTTCCCCTGACCCAGGCGGCCCAGGCCCACATCGCATTGCAAGGACGCAAAACCACCGGCAAGGTGCTGCTTATACCAGATTCGGTTAATTCGTCACCAAAGGGTGACGAATTAACCCGACCGAAGGGAGTGCTCTAA
- the nagZ gene encoding beta-N-acetylhexosaminidase translates to MESLYLATSLMMVDIPGPTLDAATRAHLERYRFGGVCLFRKNIQNPAQVRELVADIRAVLGPQVWIAVDQEGGAVQRVLELAQAPAPMALGAIGDAKTAEAVGAAVGRALISLGINWNFAPSVDVNTNPKNPVIGDRSFGSDPKKVARLALAWARGLEGAGVMATVKHFPGHGDTFLDSHLDLPVVNKPLEELERTELYPFRKAVQAHISAIMSAHIRFPALDKQYPATLSEKILTRFLRKKLSFKGIIVTDALDMKAITQHYSVGEAAVKSLQAGADMILSLGKPEVHIAQATAIQEALEKGQLSREGAQQSQHRLKAATQRFPGLPRSYSATQQKKDQTLMEQVALRSITPYRQPVRPRRSDRILLVSAGSTFEAGPYGETIAVQDFAELLKTRFARIGQFVYNPQKAEEFKGELEKAATQADYLLVVSVGRGSLSPQEAQLLKHAFTLGKRATHIALWNPYHILSLRKPAFVTYGFRAPTLKALVKVLGGAQARGRLPFKLR, encoded by the coding sequence ATGGAAAGCCTGTATCTCGCCACCAGCCTAATGATGGTAGACATCCCCGGCCCCACCCTGGATGCCGCCACCCGCGCCCACCTCGAGCGCTACCGCTTTGGGGGGGTCTGCTTGTTTCGTAAAAACATCCAGAACCCCGCACAGGTACGTGAGCTGGTGGCCGATATTCGAGCGGTTTTAGGGCCCCAGGTCTGGATTGCCGTTGACCAAGAAGGCGGGGCCGTGCAGCGCGTGCTGGAACTGGCCCAGGCACCTGCCCCGATGGCCCTGGGCGCCATAGGGGACGCCAAAACCGCCGAGGCCGTGGGGGCTGCGGTGGGCCGCGCACTCATCTCGCTGGGCATCAACTGGAACTTTGCCCCCTCGGTGGACGTGAACACCAACCCCAAAAATCCGGTGATTGGCGACCGCAGTTTTGGCTCCGACCCCAAAAAGGTCGCCCGGCTGGCGCTGGCCTGGGCCCGGGGCCTCGAGGGGGCCGGGGTGATGGCCACGGTCAAACATTTTCCCGGACACGGCGACACCTTCCTGGACTCACACCTCGACCTGCCGGTAGTGAATAAACCGCTGGAGGAACTCGAGCGCACCGAACTCTATCCCTTTCGTAAGGCCGTACAAGCCCACATCAGCGCCATCATGAGCGCTCACATTCGCTTCCCTGCCCTGGACAAGCAGTATCCCGCCACGCTCTCGGAAAAAATCCTGACCCGCTTCCTTCGCAAAAAGCTAAGCTTCAAAGGCATCATCGTCACCGACGCGCTGGACATGAAAGCCATCACCCAGCACTACTCGGTGGGCGAGGCGGCGGTCAAAAGCCTTCAGGCTGGGGCCGACATGATCTTGTCGCTGGGCAAACCCGAGGTGCATATCGCCCAGGCCACTGCCATCCAGGAGGCCCTAGAAAAGGGTCAACTATCCAGGGAAGGCGCTCAGCAGAGCCAGCACCGGCTAAAGGCGGCCACACAACGGTTTCCCGGTTTACCCAGGAGCTACTCCGCCACCCAGCAGAAAAAAGATCAAACGCTGATGGAGCAAGTAGCCCTCCGAAGCATTACCCCATACCGGCAACCCGTGCGTCCCCGGCGCTCAGACCGAATTTTGCTGGTCTCCGCAGGCAGCACCTTCGAAGCAGGCCCCTATGGCGAGACCATCGCTGTTCAGGACTTTGCCGAACTGCTCAAAACCCGCTTCGCCAGGATCGGTCAGTTCGTTTACAACCCCCAGAAAGCCGAAGAGTTCAAGGGCGAGTTGGAAAAGGCAGCTACCCAGGCCGACTACCTGCTGGTGGTCTCGGTCGGTCGGGGCAGCCTGAGCCCCCAAGAAGCCCAGCTACTCAAACACGCCTTCACCTTGGGCAAACGGGCTACCCATATCGCCCTATGGAACCCCTACCATATCTTGAGTCTGCGCAAACCGGCCTTCGTGACCTACGGCTTCCGGGCTCCCACCCTGAAAGCGCTGGTCAAGGTGCTGGGCGGAGCACAGGCCAGGGGTCGGCTGCCGTTCAAACTTCGCTAG
- a CDS encoding N-acetylmannosamine-6-phosphate 2-epimerase, translated as MLNQAQILEQLRHGLIASCQPVRGGPLDHPALVAALAQATVAGGAVGVRIEGLADLEAVRGAVAVPIIGLVKREVVGSPVYITPELSDVLALAERGADIVAFDATQRPRPEGMGTMIEAIHAQGCLAMADISTLQEGLAAYQQGADMVGTTLSGYTDYSPKLEGPDLELVRALSRRGVRVIAEGRIATPLQARQALEAGAFAVTVGTALTRLEWVTQGFVDALKKVAQ; from the coding sequence TTGCTGAATCAAGCGCAAATCCTCGAGCAGCTTCGCCATGGCTTGATTGCCTCCTGCCAGCCAGTGCGGGGTGGGCCTCTGGATCACCCGGCTCTGGTAGCCGCCTTGGCCCAAGCTACTGTGGCCGGTGGGGCGGTGGGGGTACGCATCGAGGGACTGGCCGATTTAGAGGCAGTTCGGGGGGCGGTCGCGGTACCGATTATTGGCCTGGTTAAGCGTGAAGTGGTAGGCTCGCCGGTCTACATCACCCCCGAGCTGTCCGATGTGCTGGCTCTGGCCGAGCGGGGGGCCGATATCGTAGCGTTTGACGCCACCCAACGCCCGCGCCCGGAAGGAATGGGGACGATGATCGAAGCCATCCATGCCCAGGGTTGCCTGGCAATGGCCGACATCTCGACGCTGCAAGAGGGCCTGGCGGCCTACCAGCAGGGGGCCGACATGGTGGGCACTACCCTGTCGGGCTACACCGACTACTCGCCCAAGCTGGAAGGCCCGGATTTGGAACTGGTGCGCGCGCTTTCCAGGCGAGGGGTCAGGGTGATTGCCGAGGGCCGGATTGCCACCCCCCTTCAGGCCCGGCAGGCCCTGGAGGCAGGGGCTTTTGCGGTCACGGTGGGTACGGCCCTAACCCGCTTGGAGTGGGTCACGCAAGGTTTTGTGGATGCTTTGAAAAAGGTGGCTCAATGA
- a CDS encoding MurR/RpiR family transcriptional regulator, which yields MPNGALALLRSLGGEMTPALRKIARYVQENPEKLLYQTVVEVAEASGSSEASVIRFCRDLGFSGFQEFKLALASDLAASPVGLGPQDNPRTPQEALEYVTHHAKQALEDTSRLVDLKLVNMAVDLIFRAQRIDIYGVGASGITAQDFAYKFMRLGYTTQAYPDPHMAAMAAATLDKKALAIGITRSGTTIDTVKALEVAKRSGSATLAITQRTRSPVARFADVVLVTSVAESPLTGGSVTAKMGQLLVLDLLYTLVALRRKQAADFIARTAAAVADRNY from the coding sequence ATGCCTAACGGTGCTTTGGCCTTATTGCGAAGCCTGGGGGGTGAGATGACCCCGGCCTTGCGCAAGATTGCCCGCTATGTGCAGGAAAACCCCGAAAAGCTGCTCTACCAGACGGTGGTGGAAGTGGCCGAGGCCTCGGGGTCGTCCGAAGCCAGCGTGATTCGCTTCTGCCGCGACCTGGGCTTTAGCGGCTTTCAGGAGTTCAAGCTGGCCCTGGCCTCCGACCTGGCCGCGAGCCCGGTGGGGCTGGGGCCGCAGGATAACCCCAGAACCCCTCAGGAGGCGCTCGAGTACGTCACTCACCATGCCAAACAGGCCCTCGAGGACACCTCCCGCCTGGTAGATCTGAAACTGGTAAACATGGCGGTAGACCTGATTTTTCGCGCTCAGCGCATCGACATCTATGGCGTGGGCGCCTCGGGAATAACCGCCCAGGACTTCGCCTACAAGTTCATGCGCCTGGGCTATACCACCCAGGCCTATCCCGATCCTCATATGGCGGCGATGGCCGCAGCTACGCTGGACAAGAAAGCCCTGGCCATTGGCATCACCCGCTCCGGCACAACCATAGATACCGTTAAAGCCCTTGAAGTTGCTAAGCGGTCGGGGTCAGCTACCCTGGCCATTACCCAGCGCACCCGAAGCCCGGTGGCCCGTTTTGCCGATGTGGTGCTGGTTACTTCGGTGGCCGAAAGCCCCCTGACGGGCGGTTCGGTAACGGCCAAAATGGGGCAGCTTCTGGTGCTGGACTTGCTTTATACCCTGGTGGCGCTGCGCAGAAAGCAAGCCGCCGACTTTATCGCCCGTACTGCGGCGGCGGTAGCCGACAGGAACTACTGA